A single genomic interval of Azospirillum sp. TSA2s harbors:
- a CDS encoding DUF411 domain-containing protein: protein MTMRKRQRKATVRSPYAHGSVMQRLRGARWGLLLGVGLVGVHLIAGSALFESTPAAAADLTVWKSPTCDCCGKWIEHMRAAGFSIVVRDVEDMHRIRTGQVVPEALRSCHTAMMDGYVLEGHVPASDVNRLLTEKPQLKGLSVPGMPASAPGMDHPGHPYGVVTFGRTGGGLYASH from the coding sequence ATGACGATGAGAAAGCGCCAAAGGAAGGCGACCGTCCGGTCGCCCTATGCGCACGGTTCGGTGATGCAACGGCTCCGGGGAGCGCGCTGGGGGCTTTTGCTCGGTGTCGGGCTGGTGGGCGTCCACTTGATCGCCGGCTCCGCGCTCTTCGAGAGCACACCGGCCGCAGCCGCGGATCTCACGGTCTGGAAGTCGCCGACCTGCGACTGCTGTGGCAAATGGATCGAGCACATGCGGGCGGCGGGGTTCTCCATCGTTGTCCGCGACGTGGAGGACATGCACCGGATCAGGACCGGGCAGGTGGTTCCCGAGGCGTTGCGGTCCTGCCACACCGCCATGATGGACGGCTATGTCCTGGAAGGACACGTGCCCGCTTCGGACGTGAACCGGTTGCTGACGGAAAAACCTCAGCTGAAAGGGCTGTCGGTGCCAGGCATGCCCGCGAGCGCGCCGGGCATGGACCATCCCGGCCACCCGTACGGTGTCGTCACGTTCGGGAGGACCGGCGGTGGTCTCTATGCGAGCCATTAA